The Candidatus Manganitrophus noduliformans genome includes a window with the following:
- the ftsA gene encoding cell division protein FtsA has product MAKRENILVGLDVGTTKICAIVGEVVDEKRIDIIGIGTHPSKGLKKGMVVNIESTVDSIKRAVEEAELMAGVEVNSVYTGIAGGHIKGLNSRGVIAVKDHEVTRADIARVVDAAKAVAIPMDREILHVLPQEFIVDSQDGIKDPLGMSGVRLEAEVHIITGLVTSAQNIVKSINRAGLQMAEMILQPLASSEAVLTPEERELGVVMVDIGGGTTDIATYIEGSVRHTAVLAVGGTHFTNDIAIGLRTPPADAEKIKVKYGCASTEMVKDNETIEVPSVGGRPPRVLSRQLLSEIIEPRAEEIFMLVAREIERMGFEERVASGVVITGGTSCLNGMVEVAERVLGLPVRRGVPAGMGGLIDVVGSPMYATGAGLILYAFRNQEKEDHRRNGKGQLFQRIKGQMKSWVKEFF; this is encoded by the coding sequence TTGGCGAAGCGTGAAAATATTTTGGTCGGCCTCGATGTCGGAACGACGAAGATCTGCGCCATCGTCGGCGAGGTCGTCGACGAGAAGCGGATCGATATCATCGGCATCGGGACCCACCCCTCGAAGGGGCTCAAGAAGGGGATGGTGGTGAATATCGAAAGCACCGTTGATTCGATCAAGCGGGCGGTCGAAGAGGCCGAGCTGATGGCGGGGGTGGAGGTCAATTCGGTCTATACCGGCATCGCCGGGGGGCATATCAAAGGGCTCAACAGCCGGGGGGTGATCGCCGTCAAAGATCACGAGGTGACCCGGGCCGATATCGCGCGGGTGGTCGATGCCGCAAAGGCGGTCGCCATCCCGATGGACCGGGAGATTCTCCATGTCCTTCCGCAGGAGTTTATCGTCGACAGCCAAGATGGGATTAAAGATCCGCTTGGGATGTCGGGGGTGCGGCTGGAGGCGGAGGTTCACATCATCACCGGCTTGGTGACGTCGGCGCAGAACATCGTCAAGAGCATCAACCGGGCGGGGCTGCAGATGGCGGAGATGATCCTTCAGCCGCTCGCGTCGAGCGAGGCGGTGCTCACCCCGGAAGAGCGGGAGCTGGGGGTGGTGATGGTCGATATCGGCGGCGGGACGACCGATATTGCGACCTACATCGAAGGGAGTGTCCGCCACACCGCGGTCCTGGCGGTCGGGGGGACCCATTTTACCAACGACATCGCCATCGGGCTTCGGACCCCTCCCGCCGATGCCGAGAAGATCAAGGTCAAATACGGCTGCGCCTCCACGGAGATGGTGAAGGACAACGAAACGATCGAGGTTCCGAGCGTCGGCGGGCGTCCGCCGCGGGTTCTCTCGCGCCAGCTGCTCTCCGAGATTATCGAGCCGCGGGCCGAGGAGATTTTCATGCTGGTCGCGCGCGAAATCGAACGAATGGGTTTTGAAGAGCGGGTCGCCTCCGGGGTGGTGATTACCGGGGGGACCTCTTGTTTAAACGGGATGGTCGAAGTGGCCGAGCGGGTGCTCGGTCTTCCGGTCCGGCGGGGGGTGCCTGCCGGCATGGGGGGGCTGATCGACGTCGTCGGAAGCCCGATGTATGCCACCGGCGCGGGGCTCATCCTCTATGCGTTTCGGAACCAAGAAAAGGAAGATCATCGAAGAAACGGAAAAGGGCAGCTGTTCCAGCGGATCAAGGGCCAAATGAAGAGCTGGGTGAAGGAATTTTTTTAA
- the ftsZ gene encoding cell division protein FtsZ has protein sequence MFLFDEEEQESTSAKIKVVGVGGGGCNAINSMIQCGLQGVDFVAANTDIQALYMNPAPNKIQLGTKLTRGLGAGAKPQIGRESALEAVDQIREVLAGADMVFVTAGMGGGTGTGAAPIIAGIAKEMGALTVGVVTKPFQFEGAKRSHQAEEGVHEMKRACHTVIIIPNQRLLNVVEKGTPLRASFLVVDDILRQAVQGISDLITTPGLVNVDFADVRTIMSHTGRAVMGMGVSKGENRAIEAAQKAISSPLLEDSSIEGARGVLINITGGLDLSLGEVDEASSIIQKTVDPDANIIFGSVISESLTDEIKVTVIATGFEENERHEEPVDGESRPAKRSPQKSLDRTGYLRKVVREGGKEVIRMEGDDEWDVPTFLRKQAD, from the coding sequence ATGTTTCTCTTTGATGAGGAGGAACAAGAGTCAACGTCGGCGAAAATTAAGGTCGTCGGTGTCGGAGGAGGCGGTTGTAATGCGATCAACAGCATGATCCAATGCGGTCTCCAGGGGGTCGATTTCGTGGCGGCGAACACCGATATCCAAGCGCTGTACATGAATCCGGCGCCGAACAAGATCCAGCTCGGCACCAAGCTGACGCGGGGGCTGGGGGCGGGGGCGAAGCCGCAGATCGGCCGGGAGTCGGCCTTGGAAGCGGTCGATCAGATCCGGGAGGTGCTCGCCGGGGCCGATATGGTCTTTGTCACCGCCGGCATGGGGGGCGGGACCGGAACCGGCGCCGCGCCGATCATCGCCGGCATCGCGAAAGAGATGGGGGCCCTGACGGTCGGGGTGGTGACCAAGCCGTTTCAATTCGAGGGGGCCAAGCGCTCCCATCAGGCCGAAGAGGGGGTCCATGAAATGAAGCGGGCCTGCCATACGGTCATTATCATCCCGAACCAGCGGCTCCTGAATGTCGTGGAAAAGGGGACCCCGCTCCGGGCGTCGTTCCTCGTCGTCGATGATATCCTCCGCCAGGCGGTTCAGGGGATCTCCGATCTGATCACCACCCCCGGATTGGTCAATGTCGACTTTGCCGATGTTCGGACGATCATGTCCCACACCGGCCGGGCCGTCATGGGGATGGGGGTTTCCAAAGGGGAGAACCGGGCGATCGAAGCGGCGCAAAAAGCGATCTCCAGCCCCTTGCTGGAGGACAGCTCCATCGAGGGGGCGCGGGGGGTGTTGATCAACATCACCGGCGGACTCGACCTCTCGCTCGGCGAGGTCGATGAAGCCTCGTCCATTATTCAAAAGACGGTCGATCCCGATGCGAACATCATCTTCGGATCGGTGATCTCCGAGTCGTTGACCGACGAGATTAAGGTGACCGTCATCGCGACAGGGTTTGAAGAGAATGAACGTCACGAAGAGCCGGTCGATGGAGAGAGCCGGCCGGCCAAACGGTCGCCCCAGAAGAGCCTCGATCGGACCGGTTACCTGAGAAAGGTGGTTCGTGAAGGGGGCAAAGAGGTCATCCGCATGGAAGGGGATGACGAATGGGATGTGCCGACATTCTTAAGAAAGCAGGCGGATTAG
- the pgeF gene encoding peptidoglycan editing factor PgeF yields the protein MEILTQMQPYQWVQNSGQGYIVLPRLSAPGVFHFFGTRLLSESALYETGPGKPAKAIRVRQVHGDRIWPVTEADAGRGEGPETRLIGDALATDRSHLLITVSTADCVPVLLFDPVQRAVSAIHAGWRGTSLNISGKAVREMASRYGSEPSALLAGIGPCIGPCCYEVGEDVWGELERKYSPGPEVVIHEREGKAKLDLARLNALQLAEAGLNPDKIAFSGLCTSCLPGLFYSFRRDKKRVGNMTSGIMLIDGA from the coding sequence ATGGAGATCCTGACACAGATGCAGCCGTATCAGTGGGTTCAGAACAGCGGACAAGGGTATATCGTCCTTCCCCGGCTCAGCGCGCCGGGGGTTTTCCATTTCTTCGGGACCCGTCTTCTCTCCGAGAGCGCGCTTTATGAGACCGGACCGGGCAAGCCGGCAAAGGCAATCCGCGTCCGTCAGGTTCATGGGGATCGGATCTGGCCGGTCACCGAAGCGGACGCGGGAAGGGGGGAGGGCCCGGAAACGCGGTTGATCGGCGATGCATTGGCAACCGATCGTTCGCATTTGCTGATCACCGTGTCGACGGCCGATTGCGTGCCGGTCCTCCTCTTCGATCCGGTCCAGAGGGCGGTCTCCGCGATTCATGCCGGGTGGCGGGGGACCTCCTTGAACATTTCGGGGAAAGCAGTTCGTGAGATGGCCTCACGGTACGGTTCGGAACCGAGCGCGCTTCTCGCCGGCATCGGTCCCTGCATCGGCCCCTGCTGCTATGAGGTGGGGGAAGATGTTTGGGGGGAACTCGAGAGAAAATATTCTCCCGGCCCGGAAGTGGTGATCCATGAAAGAGAGGGAAAGGCGAAGCTGGATCTGGCCCGATTAAATGCGCTGCAACTCGCCGAGGCGGGTCTCAATCCGGACAAGATCGCCTTTTCCGGCCTCTGTACCTCTTGTCTTCCCGGTCTGTTCTATTCTTTTCGTCGGGATAAAAAGAGAGTGGGGAACATGACCAGCGGGATTATGCTGATTGATGGCGCTTAA
- a CDS encoding YggS family pyridoxal phosphate-dependent enzyme, with amino-acid sequence MGEIARAVERISARIREAARRCGRNPEEITLVAASKGVGLDRVREAAEAGIQIFGENRVQEARAKFLESRFLEENKSAAVHLIGPLQTNKVKQAVGFFSLIHSIDSVRLAEKVAQEAEKRRITQPVLIEVNVGEETTKRGISIKEAPALIAQVRKLAPLSLKGLMTLPPPTPEPEGARPYFSMLRRLGEDLGLNRFSMGMSADFEVAVEEGATWVRIGTAIFGERKKEQK; translated from the coding sequence ATGGGAGAGATTGCCCGGGCCGTTGAACGGATCTCGGCGAGGATCCGGGAGGCGGCGCGCCGATGCGGCCGAAATCCGGAGGAAATTACGCTGGTTGCGGCGTCGAAGGGGGTTGGCCTCGATCGGGTCCGGGAGGCGGCGGAAGCGGGAATTCAAATCTTCGGCGAGAACCGGGTTCAGGAGGCCCGCGCCAAGTTTCTGGAGAGTCGATTTCTTGAAGAGAACAAATCGGCCGCGGTCCATCTGATCGGTCCGCTTCAGACGAATAAAGTCAAGCAGGCGGTCGGGTTTTTCTCTCTGATCCACTCTATCGATTCGGTTCGTCTGGCCGAAAAGGTGGCGCAGGAGGCGGAGAAGCGGCGGATCACCCAGCCGGTATTGATCGAGGTGAACGTCGGGGAAGAGACGACCAAACGGGGGATTTCGATCAAAGAAGCGCCGGCACTGATCGCGCAGGTTCGAAAGCTCGCCCCGCTTTCATTGAAAGGATTGATGACCCTCCCCCCCCCGACCCCCGAGCCGGAGGGGGCGCGTCCCTATTTTTCGATGCTGCGTCGGTTGGGAGAAGATCTCGGGTTGAACCGCTTCTCGATGGGGATGTCGGCCGATTTCGAGGTGGCCGTTGAAGAAGGAGCGACCTGGGTCCGCATCGGAACGGCGATTTTTGGGGAAAGAAAAAAAGAACAAAAATAA
- the proC gene encoding pyrroline-5-carboxylate reductase: MKKQTAKLPTRLSFLGSGNMAEAIMKGVLAAGLFKAGDLLASDTSEARLKSIHQKYGIRTTRNNREAVREGDLVILGVKPLGVDGVLAEVKSELKEKVLVSVAAGVPLARLAAGLEREAKIIRAMPNAPALVQAGATVLAPGKGVEQETLDLVLQIFDSIGKSWILEERYLDAVTGLSGSGPAFVFVMIEAMADGGVKSGLSREVALALAVQTVLGAAQMALQTGDHPARLKDFVASPGGTTIAGLHKLEEGKVRSAFISAVEAATRRSEELGKTK, from the coding sequence GTGAAAAAACAGACTGCGAAACTGCCGACCCGCCTCTCCTTTCTCGGATCGGGGAACATGGCGGAGGCGATCATGAAGGGGGTGCTCGCCGCCGGGTTGTTTAAGGCGGGCGACCTCCTCGCTTCGGATACCTCCGAGGCGAGGCTGAAGTCCATTCATCAAAAATACGGCATTCGCACCACTCGGAATAATCGGGAAGCGGTGCGCGAAGGGGATCTGGTGATCCTCGGGGTGAAACCGCTCGGGGTCGACGGGGTCTTGGCCGAAGTCAAATCGGAGCTGAAAGAGAAGGTCCTCGTCTCGGTCGCCGCCGGCGTTCCCCTCGCCCGATTGGCCGCCGGCCTGGAGCGGGAGGCGAAGATCATCCGCGCCATGCCGAATGCGCCGGCGCTGGTCCAGGCGGGGGCGACGGTGCTGGCGCCGGGAAAAGGAGTGGAGCAAGAAACCCTCGATCTGGTCCTTCAGATTTTTGATTCGATCGGAAAAAGCTGGATTCTCGAAGAGCGCTACCTCGATGCGGTGACCGGCCTTTCCGGAAGCGGGCCGGCCTTTGTTTTTGTGATGATCGAGGCGATGGCCGACGGCGGGGTAAAGAGCGGGCTGAGCCGCGAAGTGGCCCTTGCCCTGGCGGTGCAGACGGTTCTCGGAGCCGCGCAGATGGCGCTCCAGACGGGGGATCATCCCGCCCGGTTGAAAGACTTTGTCGCCTCTCCCGGAGGAACGACGATCGCCGGACTTCATAAACTTGAAGAAGGAAAGGTCCGGTCGGCGTTTATTTCTGCCGTGGAGGCGGCGACGCGGCGGTCCGAAGAGTTGGGAAAGACAAAATAA
- a CDS encoding YggT family protein, producing the protein MFIAANFVSALATILNYVLEIYTWVIIIRALISWVNPDPYNPIVQFLYKITEPVLYPLRKLMRTYSTGIDLSPLVAILIIMFLRQFLVSSLFELARQLR; encoded by the coding sequence ATGTTCATTGCGGCAAACTTCGTCTCGGCGCTTGCGACGATTCTCAATTATGTCCTGGAAATCTATACCTGGGTCATCATCATTCGGGCGTTGATTTCCTGGGTGAACCCGGACCCTTATAACCCGATCGTCCAGTTTCTTTATAAAATTACGGAGCCGGTCCTCTATCCGCTTCGAAAACTGATGCGGACCTACAGCACCGGAATCGACCTCTCCCCGCTGGTGGCGATCTTGATAATCATGTTTTTAAGGCAATTCCTGGTCAGCTCCCTGTTTGAATTGGCCAGACAATTGAGATAG
- a CDS encoding DivIVA domain-containing protein, which produces MRWTPIDIRQMTFSTGFRGYAQNEIDAFLENLASEIEEILKENADLRERIEDQGQTIAELKKTEGALTNTLLMAQKAIEEMKRSAQKEGDLIIRQAELRAEEITRSAMKEVSQVQGEILNLKRQRDFFVEKIRSLMQNLEKTIQWEDEKANQREEEASL; this is translated from the coding sequence ATGAGATGGACGCCGATCGATATCCGCCAAATGACCTTTTCCACCGGTTTCCGGGGGTATGCTCAGAACGAGATCGACGCTTTTCTGGAAAATCTGGCGAGTGAAATCGAAGAGATCCTGAAAGAGAATGCCGACCTCCGGGAACGGATCGAAGATCAGGGACAAACGATCGCCGAGTTGAAGAAGACCGAGGGGGCGCTGACGAACACCTTGCTAATGGCCCAGAAGGCGATCGAGGAGATGAAGCGGAGCGCGCAGAAGGAAGGGGATCTCATTATCCGCCAGGCCGAGCTGCGGGCGGAGGAGATTACCCGGTCGGCCATGAAAGAGGTGAGCCAGGTCCAGGGAGAGATCCTGAACCTGAAACGGCAGCGCGATTTTTTTGTTGAGAAGATTCGATCTTTGATGCAGAATCTCGAAAAGACAATTCAATGGGAAGATGAAAAAGCGAATCAGAGGGAAGAAGAGGCCTCCCTTTAA
- a CDS encoding type II toxin-antitoxin system HicB family antitoxin yields MSYYVYITQVDHCFIADVPALPGCRTFGRSEAEVLENIRDVVRGYLQSLRKKNRAAPKVKVVKLSEQVPSFPRGASGRSMVNVSSKNGIAVPPL; encoded by the coding sequence ATGAGTTACTACGTCTATATCACGCAAGTCGATCACTGTTTTATCGCCGACGTTCCCGCCCTACCGGGGTGCCGCACTTTCGGACGGAGCGAGGCCGAGGTTCTGGAAAATATCCGGGATGTGGTTCGAGGGTACCTTCAAAGCCTGCGGAAGAAAAACCGCGCGGCGCCGAAGGTAAAGGTCGTCAAGCTTTCCGAGCAGGTGCCTTCTTTCCCTCGCGGCGCATCGGGCCGTTCGATGGTGAACGTCTCTTCCAAAAATGGAATCGCCGTTCCGCCCCTATAA
- a CDS encoding DUF167 domain-containing protein encodes MESPFRPYKSGALLHLRVTPNASRDSIEGCVMGMLRLKLRAIPAEGTANAACIRYLSKLFSLPKSRLEIVRGEKFREKWIWFKEVDQSVLNQQLDKILQAAE; translated from the coding sequence ATGGAATCGCCGTTCCGCCCCTATAAATCGGGCGCGCTCCTCCATCTGCGCGTGACGCCGAATGCATCCCGGGACAGCATCGAAGGTTGCGTCATGGGAATGCTTCGGCTAAAATTAAGGGCGATCCCGGCCGAGGGGACCGCGAATGCGGCCTGCATCCGATATTTATCTAAGTTGTTTTCTCTTCCGAAATCCCGGCTTGAAATCGTCCGTGGGGAGAAATTCCGAGAAAAATGGATATGGTTTAAAGAGGTCGATCAGTCGGTTCTGAATCAACAGCTCGATAAAATCTTGCAAGCGGCGGAGTAA
- a CDS encoding penicillin-binding transpeptidase domain-containing protein — MTGLIVFGLVFIFSVESGVLGDLTEDPLRETPLALVEDGIRIRGELPPFDHTEEEKYVSRFENGVTAVYTLDPDLQTAMERYFKRYRVPYGVFVAMDPKSGKVLASVEYSSIDPDADRLALRATYPAASIFKLVTGAAALEEGKARPETEIAFHGGLYRLGPKNWVDNPKRDKQKMSLAEAMAKSSNVVFAKTALRWLDVPTLLNYGERFQFNRPIPFELPVQVSRMEIDDSERGLAMSAAGFGDVGLSPLHGALIGAAIANGGVMMSPCMIDHVLDVDGKTLYECKPSVFATVIAPETAASLREMMAMAVIKGTSRKAFRMKRREVSLRGITIGGKTGSLTGDDPPGKYSWFIGMAPIEDPEIAVAAMIINQPKWHIKASQAANAGLTAYFRSENLRKIDNP, encoded by the coding sequence GTGACAGGCTTGATTGTGTTCGGCCTCGTCTTTATCTTTTCCGTGGAAAGCGGGGTGTTGGGAGATCTGACGGAAGATCCGCTACGGGAGACCCCCCTCGCGCTGGTGGAAGACGGAATCCGAATCCGGGGCGAGCTTCCTCCGTTTGACCATACCGAGGAGGAAAAGTATGTCTCGCGCTTCGAGAATGGGGTGACCGCCGTCTACACCCTTGATCCCGACCTTCAAACGGCGATGGAACGCTACTTCAAGCGATACCGGGTTCCCTATGGTGTTTTTGTCGCGATGGATCCGAAGAGCGGGAAGGTCCTCGCCTCCGTGGAATATTCTTCCATCGATCCCGACGCCGACCGCCTTGCCCTTCGTGCGACCTATCCCGCCGCGTCGATTTTTAAATTGGTGACCGGCGCGGCCGCCCTGGAGGAAGGGAAAGCGCGGCCCGAAACCGAGATCGCCTTTCACGGCGGGCTCTACCGGCTGGGGCCGAAGAACTGGGTCGACAATCCGAAACGGGACAAACAGAAGATGTCGCTGGCCGAAGCGATGGCCAAATCGAGCAACGTGGTCTTTGCGAAGACCGCCCTTCGCTGGCTCGATGTGCCGACCCTTCTCAACTATGGAGAACGGTTTCAATTTAATCGCCCGATTCCATTCGAGCTTCCTGTCCAGGTGAGCCGGATGGAGATCGACGACAGCGAGCGGGGATTGGCGATGTCGGCCGCCGGGTTCGGCGACGTGGGGCTTTCTCCGCTTCATGGGGCGCTGATCGGCGCGGCCATCGCGAACGGCGGCGTGATGATGTCCCCCTGCATGATCGATCATGTTCTTGACGTCGATGGAAAAACGCTCTACGAGTGCAAGCCGTCGGTCTTCGCCACGGTGATCGCCCCTGAGACGGCGGCGTCGCTCCGGGAAATGATGGCGATGGCCGTCATCAAAGGAACTTCCCGGAAGGCGTTTCGAATGAAGCGGCGGGAGGTCAGCCTTCGAGGGATCACGATCGGCGGAAAGACCGGCTCCCTCACCGGGGATGATCCTCCCGGAAAATACAGTTGGTTCATCGGGATGGCTCCCATTGAAGATCCCGAAATCGCCGTGGCCGCCATGATCATCAATCAGCCCAAATGGCACATCAAGGCCTCCCAGGCCGCCAACGCGGGGCTCACCGCCTACTTCCGGTCCGAAAACCTTCGTAAGATCGACAATCCGTAA
- a CDS encoding ferritin-like domain-containing protein, with product MDTKQVLQILNQALQIEYAAGIQYLQHSFLVQGIDRRVFADYFRSQSESSFNQAKQIGDHIVNLGGLPTVEPYAIKQSTDLKEMLQLNLELERTGLKVYQEGIKAAAEDTPLKFFFEDQAYHEYQDVNELEKLLDQKKVSVTEKEVQLKKVKSA from the coding sequence ATGGATACGAAACAGGTTCTTCAGATTCTGAATCAAGCGCTCCAGATCGAATATGCCGCGGGGATCCAATATCTGCAGCACAGTTTTCTCGTGCAGGGAATCGACCGGCGCGTCTTCGCCGACTATTTCCGCAGCCAAAGCGAGAGCTCGTTCAACCAGGCCAAACAGATCGGCGATCACATCGTCAATTTGGGAGGGCTCCCGACCGTGGAGCCGTACGCGATCAAACAGAGCACCGATCTGAAAGAAATGCTTCAGCTCAATCTTGAACTCGAACGGACCGGTTTAAAAGTTTATCAAGAGGGGATCAAGGCCGCGGCAGAAGATACGCCCTTGAAGTTTTTCTTCGAAGACCAAGCCTATCATGAATACCAAGACGTCAATGAACTGGAAAAACTGCTGGATCAGAAGAAGGTCAGCGTCACTGAAAAAGAGGTTCAGCTCAAAAAAGTGAAAAGCGCGTAG
- a CDS encoding DUF4091 domain-containing protein, with protein sequence MWKRLFWSVSVVLAFASAAMGQTIWWETGMVKLRMENGGPEGDPVPKNADLCREEKCTKGGVRIAAAQNEFEPFQIFIAAEKDELRGVDVAVSDLVQETEKEGYRISSRLPGPIMIYRQHYILIEKPTTAEAQPGAWPDALIPKVDEYFGERRSIPGEGRPAFPFDVRRGMKQGIWVDVYVPPDAQPGLYAGAATVTVGEKKAAVIPIRLTVRPFRLPSTASLRNAFAVGITELGRGHDWDDPRSNVRGFINDDRTSELICLYTKALLLHRLSNENAIWPPPRWDKQGGRIKWNFPEGKTGCREKYPEFMNGINSLPGGKLKGARLTSLRLRDGYGFNDPERYDPEKLNPDYYQEYVRYFKEHGWLDRLFDYTRDEPKFLYQRLTKQRECWNVEEIAERPDTDWDKIKRRSEFLHKHAPGLRLLVTTDRHAAESCFKRLFEVKEVQKFIDIWVVSIKRMDGKPGSDLYNRNFRSVYDGSFIGPGQELWWYHACGSHGCGDGSEKGWPTVMVDLPAVSTRIFEWLTYLYNTSGELYYETIFQYPYSYKVKKGSDGKESKVADRNPFEHVHYFGGHGDGVLFYPGKPIYVGGKNHIPIESIRLKLVREGMEDYEYLKLAEGKKGRGWIESSVLTLLKQDDQTPLNIYRWTRRPERLLEAREKLASVLK encoded by the coding sequence ATGTGGAAGAGGCTGTTCTGGAGTGTTTCGGTTGTTTTGGCTTTTGCTTCCGCCGCCATGGGGCAGACGATTTGGTGGGAAACCGGCATGGTGAAACTCCGAATGGAAAATGGAGGTCCGGAGGGGGATCCGGTCCCGAAGAATGCCGACCTTTGTCGGGAGGAGAAGTGCACAAAGGGGGGGGTCCGGATTGCCGCGGCGCAGAATGAGTTCGAGCCGTTCCAGATTTTCATCGCCGCGGAGAAAGACGAACTTCGAGGGGTCGATGTGGCGGTGAGCGATCTTGTGCAAGAGACGGAAAAAGAGGGCTATCGAATTTCGTCGCGCCTGCCGGGGCCGATCATGATTTACCGGCAGCATTATATTTTGATCGAGAAGCCGACCACCGCCGAGGCGCAGCCGGGCGCCTGGCCCGATGCGCTGATTCCGAAGGTCGACGAATATTTCGGCGAGCGGCGGTCGATTCCCGGCGAGGGGCGGCCCGCCTTCCCCTTCGATGTCCGTCGCGGAATGAAGCAAGGGATCTGGGTCGATGTGTATGTTCCCCCCGATGCGCAGCCCGGCCTCTACGCCGGCGCGGCGACGGTGACGGTCGGCGAGAAGAAGGCGGCGGTGATCCCGATTCGCCTCACCGTTCGACCGTTCCGTCTCCCTTCAACCGCCTCGCTGAGAAACGCGTTTGCCGTCGGGATCACCGAGCTGGGGAGGGGGCACGACTGGGACGATCCACGCTCGAACGTTCGAGGCTTCATCAACGATGACCGGACGAGCGAGCTGATCTGTCTTTATACCAAGGCGCTGCTGCTTCATCGGCTCTCCAACGAGAACGCGATCTGGCCCCCTCCGCGGTGGGACAAACAGGGGGGAAGGATCAAATGGAATTTCCCGGAGGGGAAAACAGGTTGCCGGGAGAAGTACCCCGAGTTTATGAACGGCATCAACTCCCTCCCGGGAGGGAAGCTGAAGGGGGCGCGGCTGACCTCGCTTCGCCTGCGCGACGGCTACGGCTTCAACGACCCCGAGCGATACGATCCGGAGAAGCTCAACCCCGATTATTATCAGGAATATGTCCGCTACTTTAAGGAGCACGGCTGGCTCGACCGGCTCTTTGATTACACCCGGGACGAGCCGAAATTTCTCTACCAGCGGCTCACGAAGCAGCGGGAGTGCTGGAACGTCGAGGAGATCGCAGAGCGCCCCGATACCGACTGGGACAAAATCAAGCGCCGCTCGGAGTTCCTCCACAAGCACGCCCCCGGTCTGAGGCTGCTGGTGACGACCGACCGCCATGCGGCCGAGTCTTGCTTCAAACGCCTCTTCGAGGTCAAGGAGGTGCAAAAGTTCATCGATATCTGGGTCGTCAGCATCAAGCGGATGGACGGGAAGCCCGGCAGCGACCTCTACAATCGCAACTTTCGGTCGGTGTACGACGGATCGTTCATCGGGCCGGGGCAGGAACTCTGGTGGTATCACGCCTGCGGCTCGCACGGCTGCGGCGACGGATCGGAGAAAGGATGGCCGACCGTCATGGTCGACCTTCCCGCCGTCTCGACGCGGATCTTCGAATGGTTGACCTACCTCTACAATACTTCCGGGGAACTCTACTACGAAACGATCTTCCAGTACCCCTACTCTTATAAAGTGAAAAAGGGCTCCGACGGGAAGGAGTCGAAGGTCGCCGACCGTAATCCGTTCGAGCACGTCCACTACTTCGGCGGACACGGCGACGGGGTCCTCTTTTATCCGGGGAAGCCGATCTACGTCGGCGGTAAGAATCATATCCCGATCGAATCGATCCGCCTGAAGCTGGTCCGGGAAGGGATGGAAGATTATGAATATCTCAAGCTGGCCGAGGGGAAGAAGGGGCGGGGGTGGATCGAATCGAGCGTCCTCACCCTTTTGAAGCAGGATGACCAAACCCCGCTGAATATTTATCGCTGGACCCGCCGGCCGGAGCGGCTTTTGGAGGCGCGTGAGAAACTGGCTTCGGTGCTGAAATAA
- a CDS encoding LemA family protein, with product MLTGCGYNSLQAMDEQVNAAWSEVQNQYQRRFDLIPNLVETVKGFATQEREVLTQVVEARSKVGQMKISPEITQDPEAFRKFEEAQGQLSGALSRLMVVVERYPDLKSSENFLTLQAQLEGTENRITVARRDYIQAVRDYNTSVRSFPTNLTAKYLLDLKVRENFSAQQGAQEAPKVQF from the coding sequence ATGCTGACCGGCTGCGGCTACAACTCGCTGCAGGCGATGGACGAGCAGGTGAACGCCGCCTGGTCGGAGGTTCAGAATCAGTATCAGCGCCGGTTTGACCTGATTCCGAACCTGGTCGAAACGGTCAAGGGTTTCGCGACGCAGGAGCGGGAGGTCCTCACCCAGGTGGTGGAAGCCCGGTCGAAGGTGGGTCAGATGAAGATCTCACCGGAGATCACCCAAGATCCGGAGGCGTTCCGAAAATTTGAGGAGGCGCAGGGGCAGCTCTCCGGGGCGCTCTCCCGCCTGATGGTGGTGGTGGAGCGCTACCCGGATCTGAAATCGAGCGAAAATTTCCTCACGTTACAGGCTCAGCTGGAGGGGACCGAAAACCGGATCACCGTGGCGCGGCGCGATTACATCCAAGCGGTCCGCGACTACAATACGTCGGTCCGCTCCTTTCCCACCAATCTCACCGCCAAGTACCTTCTCGACTTGAAAGTCCGGGAAAACTTCAGCGCGCAGCAAGGGGCGCAGGAAGCGCCGAAGGTCCAGTTTTGA